In Bacteroides sp. AN502(2024), one genomic interval encodes:
- the rpmG gene encoding 50S ribosomal protein L33: MAKKAKGNRVQVILECTEHKDSGMPGTSRYITTKNRKNTTERLELKKYNPILKRVTVHKEIK, encoded by the coding sequence ATGGCAAAGAAAGCAAAAGGTAACAGAGTACAAGTGATTCTGGAATGTACAGAACACAAGGACAGTGGAATGCCGGGAACATCTCGTTATATCACAACTAAGAACAGAAAGAATACTACAGAGAGACTTGAGTTGAAAAAATACAACCCGATTCTAAAGAGAGTAACAGTACACAAAGAAATTAAATAA
- the rpmB gene encoding 50S ribosomal protein L28: MSKICQITGKKAMIGNNVSHSKRRTKRTFDLNLFNKKFYYVEQDCWISLSICANGLRIINKKGLDAALTEAVAKGYCDWKSIKVIG; this comes from the coding sequence ATGTCGAAGATTTGTCAAATTACCGGAAAGAAAGCCATGATTGGCAACAATGTTTCACATTCAAAGAGAAGAACTAAAAGAACCTTTGATTTGAACTTGTTTAACAAGAAGTTCTACTATGTAGAACAAGATTGTTGGATCAGCCTTAGCATTTGCGCTAACGGGTTGCGTATTATCAACAAAAAAGGACTGGATGCTGCGCTGACTGAAGCAGTAGCTAAAGGTTATTGTGATTGGAAAAGCATTAAAGTAATCGGCTAA
- a CDS encoding DUF4295 domain-containing protein, which produces MAKKTVASLHEGSKEGRAYTKVIKMVKSPKTGAYVFDEQMVPNEKVQDFFKK; this is translated from the coding sequence ATGGCAAAGAAAACAGTAGCAAGTTTGCACGAAGGTTCTAAAGAAGGTCGTGCTTATACCAAGGTTATCAAAATGGTAAAATCTCCGAAAACCGGAGCATACGTTTTTGATGAACAAATGGTTCCAAACGAAAAAGTGCAAGACTTTTTCAAAAAATAA
- a CDS encoding competence/damage-inducible protein A, with protein sequence MFAEIITIGDELLIGQVVDTNSAWIGQELNKIGIEVLRIVSIRDREKEIMEAIDNAMERVNIVLVTGGLGPTKDDITKQTLCKYFHTELVFNKEVFENVKRVLAGKIPMNTLNKSQAMVPKDCTVINNPVGSASVSWFERDGKVLVSMPGVPQEMTAVMTESVLPKLHERFQMDVIMHQTFLVQHYPESVLAEKLEEWESALPECIKLAYLPKPGVIRLRLTGRGQNKEEVKVILEREKVKLKKILDENIFSEEDTALEVIVGELLKKKKLTVSTAESCTGGSIAARLTSIAGSSEYFNGSVVAYSNEVKMELLHVSSETLEQHGAVSEETVIEMVKGAMKALKTDCAIATSGIAGPGGGTPEKPVGTVWIAAGYKNQIRTYKQETNRGRSMNIERAGNNVLLMLRDLLK encoded by the coding sequence ATGTTTGCCGAAATAATAACCATTGGCGATGAGCTACTGATAGGGCAGGTTGTAGACACTAATTCAGCTTGGATAGGGCAGGAATTAAATAAAATAGGCATTGAAGTTCTGCGTATTGTTTCAATTCGCGACCGTGAAAAGGAAATCATGGAAGCGATTGATAATGCGATGGAAAGGGTGAATATTGTTTTAGTAACCGGAGGACTTGGGCCTACTAAAGACGATATCACTAAACAAACTCTATGCAAATACTTTCATACGGAACTGGTTTTCAACAAAGAAGTGTTCGAAAATGTAAAACGGGTACTGGCAGGAAAAATACCGATGAATACACTCAACAAAAGCCAGGCAATGGTTCCGAAAGATTGTACGGTGATAAATAATCCTGTAGGAAGTGCCTCTGTCAGCTGGTTTGAAAGAGATGGAAAGGTACTTGTTTCCATGCCGGGCGTTCCGCAAGAGATGACTGCCGTAATGACAGAAAGCGTATTACCTAAGCTGCACGAGAGGTTTCAAATGGATGTGATTATGCATCAAACATTTCTCGTACAACACTATCCGGAATCTGTATTGGCAGAAAAACTGGAAGAATGGGAGAGTGCTCTGCCAGAATGTATTAAACTGGCATATTTGCCTAAACCAGGTGTTATTCGTCTTAGACTGACAGGGCGCGGACAAAACAAGGAAGAAGTAAAAGTTATTCTTGAACGTGAAAAGGTAAAATTAAAGAAAATACTTGATGAAAACATTTTCAGTGAAGAAGATACGGCATTGGAGGTTATAGTCGGTGAACTTTTAAAAAAGAAGAAATTAACCGTTTCCACCGCAGAAAGTTGTACCGGAGGCAGTATTGCCGCACGTTTGACTTCTATTGCCGGTAGTTCTGAATATTTTAACGGAAGCGTAGTGGCCTATTCTAATGAAGTAAAAATGGAACTTTTACACGTTTCCTCCGAAACATTGGAGCAACACGGAGCCGTCAGCGAAGAAACAGTGATTGAAATGGTAAAAGGTGCGATGAAAGCGTTAAAAACCGATTGCGCCATTGCTACTTCAGGGATAGCAGGTCCCGGAGGTGGTACTCCTGAGAAACCGGTGGGAACTGTTTGGATAGCTGCCGGTTATAAAAACCAAATTCGCACTTACAAACAGGAAACGAACCGCGGAAGAAGTATGAATATCGAAAGAGCGGGCAATAACGTACTATTGATGCTACGAGATTTACTCAAATAA